CGTCATGAACATCGTCGGCACAGGGGCGTTGCGGGCAGGCGTGAGGGCAGAGACCCCATCGCGGCCGATCTCGAGCCGGACCTTGCCCACACCCCCATGGTGACTCAGAAGTGGCCCCTGATCGTCCAACAGTAGAAATTGCTCAGATTGGCCGTCTCGGACTACGTTGACCGGATCGCGGACGGCCGCGGCCTGCGTCAGCGCGTTATCTGGCGACCGAGACCCGAAGCGGACATCGCAACTGCCGTCCGCGCGACACGCCGATATGGAAGTTAGACGCTTCACCGAAATGCCGGTCTTCAGAAAGGACCGTACACGCCACCTGTGCGGATGATTAAGCTGACCGAGCAGCGGGAGATTACGCCACAACGAAAAACGTCGGCCAACTGCGGCGCTGTGACAATCGTCCCAAGGTTGGCTATGATTTTCGGGTGGCTAGGTGCGGAAACGATCATGATCAAGAACGGACTTTATGCTTTGGCGGCCATTCCCAGGCAAGGTTCGGGTGATGAAGTCAGCGGCGTGCTCATACTGAACGACGGGACTATGCTCGGGGCGACGCTTTCGTCTATTACACGGGGACCTACGAATGCAGCGCTGGAAACTGGCAAGGCAAAATGACTAGCCAGGAGCATACTCCGACCGGGCGGCCGATCGCAGATCGGGTCCAACACATCGGATTTTTTGGTACCTACAGCGAAGCCGGAGCCAAGGTCGATGCAATGGCTCTCGTTGGCGAGCACAGCGTCCGATACGATGCAACGTTGCGCTTGTTGGTAGCGGACTAGCCAACACCACGGCGGCCGGTTTCCCTTACGTTTAGGACAACCATTCTGACAGACTGAAATACATAGCTTCTGTGCGGAGTGACAATGTCGCACCCGTGGTGCACGATTTTCCGGCTAAAGTTAGTAAGCGCTCAGGGATGAGCGCAATAAGTGATGCGGCGGTCCCGGTGAACGCCAGCCCCGCACCGGGGCCGATCTCTTGCGGCGTCATCCGCACTCACTTCTTCGTCGGCACTATGCTCTTACACAGCGGTTTCGATCGTGTTCGCAATCTCCGCAAGCGCCATCACAGATGCAAACTCGGTGATCGAATAGCTTCTGGTACCGTCGCTGATCGAGACGTCTGTTAACTTTCCGACGACATGCCACTCGACGGCTTTTGCAAACGCGTGCTTCGCCGTTTCGGCAGCAGCCGTGAGCGCGTGATTGTCAAGGTAGGCCTGCACGAGAAAGGGCATCGGCAATGCGTATTCGACGTCACGGTGTCGAACCAGATGCAATATTTGGCGTGGCGCGGAATGGCGCTCGAATCCCGCCAACGAAGAACATTCCTGCTCAAAATCTGCCATCGTGAGCCTATGGTGCGGTCCGTCCCCATAGGCCGGGCCAACTGCTTCTTTCCTCAACGGCCAGTTCCGCCCTTCACGGCAAAGGCCTCTATGATTTTTTCTTCTTGTCGATCGATTTGATGAAAGAGACGCCGATCTGATCGCCGTTGACCCAAGCCAGTTGGCAGCGCCGGTATGCTTTTCCCATAGTCGAAAGCACAAGGAAGAACTCTTTCAAGGCAAGACCTTCAATCGAGCCGTCAACGGTTAGTCTGGCGCCGGTATCCGATGCGTCCTGCATCGTGCACGGGCGCTGCCAAGTCCCGTCAATCGCCATCATGTTGGCGGAAAAACCCCGCCCAAAAACGACACGATGTGCCTTGCGATTTTCCATCTAAATCAACTGAAAAATGAACGGAAACCCATCGACCCACGGCGAGTTCCTTTTACGCAATACTCTCACGGCACTCATTGGGGTGGGGACCGCGATTGATTAAGTGTAGAGGCTAGCGGTTAAAATATGTCCTAAGGCCGCACGGACGAGGTGATTAGTTGAGCCTGCGCTGCCGAGTAAATTCGTAACCGAGGCTCGGCAGAGCCCTGATCGACTATCGGTTTTCGGCAAAATATCTAATCGGCCGTGGCCGCGAAGCCTGCGGAGCCGTTCGAGAATAGTCAGCGACGGTTACGACAACAGCTTGAAGAAATGTGGAGAGACCGGAGCGACAAATAGCATAACCTTCATACGAGTTCGTCTGTGGCACGACTTCGAATCCCGGCTGGCACGCCCCACTCCTGAGCAAAACTGGGCACATTGCCCGTCAGCCATAACCAGCCCTTGAAAACGCCTTTTCGTAACCGGGAGGGGGCCCGGCGTGGTCCCAGAGATCCGCCGTTTTCTGAGGGGGGTGTAAATCGGCGTCGAAGGATGATCCCTCCCGTGTCGAGAGAATCAGAGAGTTATGGTGCGGATCGGCGTTGGGACCGCACGCCGATTCACAATCGACGATTTCGTACCTGGCGTCGAACGCATCGATGATAGCGCACGGCCTGTTCTCGCCGGCCCGCCCGCATCAATCGGCGCGAGTGATCCATGGGCCGGCGGGCGTGCTCGCTAGTTCGAAGTCCAGACCTGTGGCTTCAAGCTGCGACGCTTTTTGTCGGCTCAGTCTGCCGGAGCCTGTCGAACTCCGTCTCCGCTTCCGCCTTTGCAATGGCCAGCATGCGGACCGCGTCGGCGATGTTTTCGTGAGAGTGATTGGCCATTACCTGCATTCGGATGCGAGCCGCACCCTTGGGAACGGCGGGAAACTCCACGAGGTTGGCGACCAATCCGAGTTCGATCAGGCGTCTTGAAACAAGACGTGCAAGGCTTTCGGAGCCCATTTTGACGCAAACGATCGCGGATGGGTCGCCATAATAGTCGAGGCCGGCCTGCTTCAACTCGCGACGAAGCGACAGGACGTTGGCGAGCATCTTGCGTCGTAGCGCGTGTCCTTCGGCGGAGCCGACGATCTCGAATGCCTTGAGTATCGTCGCGGCCTGCGCCGGCGAAAGGGCATTGGAGAAAGTGGCAGGGGCGCTGTAAAAGCGTAGATATTCCTGCACCGCTCGGCTCTTGCAGGCGACGAACCCGCCGTTCGACGCAAACGTCTTGGAAAAGCTCCCCATCACAAGGTCGACCTTGCCGAGCATGTTCTGCAGGCCGATATGGCCGCGGCCGTCTTCGCCCAGGCAGCCAAGATCATGTGCGACGTCGACGACAAGTGTCGCATTGAATTCGTGGCAGAGAGCTTGCAAGATAGCGAGATCGGGTGTGTCAGAGTCCATCGAGAACAATCCCTCCGTGATCACGAGGACTCCGTTCTCTTTGTCCTTGGCCCGGATTTTCGCGAGGATGTTACGGCAATATTCGTTGTCGAGGTGCCGGAACAGATGAAGGTTGCTGGTTGCGGCGTGAGCGCCCTCCTGCAGGCAGGAGTGTGCCAGCATGTCCATCACGATATGGTCGGCCGACCTGACGAGGCCCTTCACGACGCCGAAGCCCGCGGCCCAACCTGTCGGGTACAACACGACGTGGTCCATCGCCAGGAATTCGGCGATCTTGCGCTCGAGCGCTACCGAGTACGAAGTGTTGCCGACAAGCGCAGGAGAGCCTGCGCTATGCACCCCGCAGCGCTCGATGGTCTCGATGGCCGTTGCCTTGATGGCCGGATGCGATGCCAGGCTGAGATAGTCCTGCGACGCAAAGTTGACGCCGCGCATTCTGTTGCCTCGGTCGTCCTGCGCCGCGCAAACGGTCTTGGGACCGTCCTCCGTAGCGCGAGAGAAGGGCCAGAGCCCATGATGCCGGCGCAGATCCTGCCAGCGGAAGAAACCTTCCGTGCGTCCCAACAGGTCTGCCCCACCGGGGATGCGGAAATCCCTCATGCTGCCCGTCAAGGCGGCCGGCGAAATACCGGTGTACGAATCGTTTGAAGCCATCCTGCGCTCGTTTTTTGGGTTATTCTGCCGAAAGTGCAGGATGCCCGGGACGAGATTAATTCCTGGTTGGATATTGGGAAATTTTCCGGCCTTTTCCGGCGAAGTTTGTGTTTGGTTTTCTGCACCTTAAGAGCTGCACAGAAACTTGTGCCGGACGCCAGGAAGGGCCGCGAGGGGTCCAGGGCGGCGCCGTGCGCGTAAAGGCGGCGTTAACTATAAGTGACGCAATGTATCTCACCGTCCGAGGCCAGCCGGAGGAGACGAGGAACCCATGATCGGCGTACTGGAAGACCCTACTCAGCCGTTCCGCAAGAATTCACGCCGTGTAGCGGCTGCAGCGGCGGTTGTCATTGCGCTCTCCGCTCCGGCGTACGCTGCAGATTTGCGCCTCCCCGTGAAAGAAGCCCCCCCGCCCATCCCGGTATTCTCTTGGACCGGCCTTTATATCGGCGCGAACGCCGGCTGGGGCTCGAGCCGTAACTGCTGGGATCTTGTTCCGCCCACGCCGGTACCACCGGCGTTGTTGGGCCCCGAGGGCTGCCACGATGCAACAGGTGCGGTAGCCGGCGGTCAAATCGGTTATCGCTGGCAGACCGGCACCTGGGTCCTTGGTCTGGAAGCGCAGGGTAACTGGGCTGACCTCAATGGCAGCAAGGTCAGCCCGCCGTTCCCCACGACGACCAATCGGTCGCGGATCGAAGCATTCGGCCTGTTCACCGGCCAGGCCGGCTGGGCCGTCCAAAATGCACTGCTCTACGTCAAGGGCGGTGCCGCTGTTGCCGATAGCCGCT
This portion of the Bradyrhizobium sp. AZCC 2262 genome encodes:
- a CDS encoding outer membrane protein gives rise to the protein MIGVLEDPTQPFRKNSRRVAAAAAVVIALSAPAYAADLRLPVKEAPPPIPVFSWTGLYIGANAGWGSSRNCWDLVPPTPVPPALLGPEGCHDATGAVAGGQIGYRWQTGTWVLGLEAQGNWADLNGSKVSPPFPTTTNRSRIEAFGLFTGQAGWAVQNALLYVKGGAAVADSRFRYTDNATGTVLGAANDTRWGATAGVGLEYGFAPNWSVAVEYDHLFMPNRTHDFVSPAGLYAGTVAIRQDVDLVTARVNYRFGGPVVAKY
- a CDS encoding PilZ domain-containing protein, with the protein product MENRKAHRVVFGRGFSANMMAIDGTWQRPCTMQDASDTGARLTVDGSIEGLALKEFFLVLSTMGKAYRRCQLAWVNGDQIGVSFIKSIDKKKKS
- a CDS encoding aminotransferase class I/II-fold pyridoxal phosphate-dependent enzyme; protein product: MASNDSYTGISPAALTGSMRDFRIPGGADLLGRTEGFFRWQDLRRHHGLWPFSRATEDGPKTVCAAQDDRGNRMRGVNFASQDYLSLASHPAIKATAIETIERCGVHSAGSPALVGNTSYSVALERKIAEFLAMDHVVLYPTGWAAGFGVVKGLVRSADHIVMDMLAHSCLQEGAHAATSNLHLFRHLDNEYCRNILAKIRAKDKENGVLVITEGLFSMDSDTPDLAILQALCHEFNATLVVDVAHDLGCLGEDGRGHIGLQNMLGKVDLVMGSFSKTFASNGGFVACKSRAVQEYLRFYSAPATFSNALSPAQAATILKAFEIVGSAEGHALRRKMLANVLSLRRELKQAGLDYYGDPSAIVCVKMGSESLARLVSRRLIELGLVANLVEFPAVPKGAARIRMQVMANHSHENIADAVRMLAIAKAEAETEFDRLRQTEPTKSVAA